Part of the Salinigranum rubrum genome is shown below.
GGTGCTGTTGACCGAAGACCGCTGAGGAGGGGTAGAGACGCTCCCCGGCACCGGTCGGCTGCTTCCCCCTCTCCTCGCGCTCCTCCTCGCGTTCCTCCTTTTCACTTCGCTACCCGGCCCTTCTCCGTCTCTGCGCGCGACAACAGTCCGTCACCGACGCGACCGCCGACCGAGGTGGGACGCGTCGCCAGCGGGATGGAGGGCGTTCGGGTGCCCACGTGGTGGGCGACTCCCGGTTCGCGCAACCGACAAAAGGCGTTTCTGACTACTGCCTCGAAGAATCAGCGACCCTGACATCTGTTCGGCGTCGAAACCGCGTCACGTCAGACAGCCGAGCCGCGTCAACGCCGCGCGCAGTTCCGCCGGTCCCTCGACGACTTCGTCGGCCGCCGAGTGGTCGACGTGCTGGTTCTCGGACGTCCGGTAGCCGATGCAGTACGTCCCCGCGCGGGCGGCGGCGAGGACGCCGTTGTACGAGTCCTCGACGACGACGCACTCATCGGGTTCGAGGCCGAGTTCGCTCGCCGCGTGTTCGTAGATGTAGGGCTCGGGCTTGCCGGGGTCGTCGATGTCGTCGGCGCTCAGCACCAGGTCGAGCGGGTCGAGGCCGAACCGCTCGCGGACGACGCCGATCCACGACTGGGGCGCGGAGGAGACGATGGCGATTTTGACGTTCGCGCGGAGGTCGGCGAACAGTTCCACCGCACCGTCCATCAGTTCGACGCCGTCGCGGTAGACGACCTCCATCGCGTGCTCGTCGTAGCGGGCGACGAACTCCTCTTTCGAGACCCTCGTCCCGTAGTTCGCCGTGAGATAGTCGTGTATCTCGCGGTAGTTGCGTCCCGTGATCTCGTCGCGGTCGGGCGTCCCGTCGGTCGCCTCGGCGAAGACCCACTCGTCTTCGAAGGCGTGCCAGAAGCGCTCGGAGTCGACCAGTACGCCGTCCATGTCGAAGAGTACAGCGTCCACATCCCCTGTCGAACGCCCCCGGCCAAAGGTCTGCTGACCAGCCGCCGAGTTTAGCCATCACTGACGTTCATTCGACGGTGACTCTCTCTCAGCAGTGAATAAATTGCACGGATACCGAGAGTGATTTAAATTGGTAGCGACGTGAATGGCGTACGACTGACCACGGAGGCAACGCAGACGCTTCGTGGCCCCTTGCACCATGAACAGGCACGCCCTCGTCACTATCGGACTCGTGGTCGCCCTCGTACTCGCACCCGCCGCGCCCGTCTTTTCCGGCACGGCCTCGGCAGCGACCGGCGCACCGATAGACTCGGCACAGATCGGCTCTTCCGACACGCTCGAACAACAGACGACCGAGACTGAAGACGAAGAGGAGGAGACGACAGAGGCCGACGACGACGAGGACACGACCGAAACCGACGACGAAGAGGAGGAGACGACAGATACGACCGAGACTGAAGACGACGACACGACGGAAACCGAAGACGACGACACGACGGACACAACGGAAACCGAAGAAGAGACCACAGAGACTGAAGACGACGACACGACGGACACGCTGGAGCCCACGGATACCGATACGCCAGAGCCCACCGACACGGACACGCCCGAACCAACTGAGACTGATACGCCGGAACCGACTGAAACC
Proteins encoded:
- a CDS encoding HAD family hydrolase yields the protein MDAVLFDMDGVLVDSERFWHAFEDEWVFAEATDGTPDRDEITGRNYREIHDYLTANYGTRVSKEEFVARYDEHAMEVVYRDGVELMDGAVELFADLRANVKIAIVSSAPQSWIGVVRERFGLDPLDLVLSADDIDDPGKPEPYIYEHAASELGLEPDECVVVEDSYNGVLAAARAGTYCIGYRTSENQHVDHSAADEVVEGPAELRAALTRLGCLT